In Solanum lycopersicum chromosome 3, SLM_r2.1, the genomic stretch AGTGAAAATGACGAGCATACGTAAACAAATTCAATAGCATTTCACATTAATTGTCTCTTTTGTGTGTCCAACACACTCCACCTTAACCCACCCTCATATTCGTACTCACATATAGTGCTTGTCTAGGTTATACAAAAACATTTTTGGACAATAATTTCTGCTTACTTGCCAAACACCatacaaacaaattgaaacgaaaGGAGTAAATAGGGTAGCAACAAATTTTATGGCACAATTTAGTTCAAGTTCCCATTAGAGGTTAAGGTAGTCACAAGTTTGGCTCTCTcacttctttttaaaaaaggatCAACTTTCACAATAGAgtaaaagtatattttgttcttgttaatctatatatgttttaaaagaaGTACAAAGTAATTCAGAGAGAGATGAGGATTGTGCACAACTACACCCATTATGACTATGGTTACATTAGTTAATTCATAGATTTTCTTGTTCAATGAAGTATGTTTCCATTGTTTGCAGCAGAAAAAATATTGGGGATGTCAAGGAATGTAGTACATTGGGTTAGGAAGCTTGAAAGAACGAATCGATGCAGAGGAGCCTAACAGATCACTCCACTGATCTCCAGAGTTGCCTGCTATTCTCAACCCGTCTTCTACCATCTCATTTCTTTTCTCTGATTTATAAATTGTGGCTGATTTGCCATGATCCTCTGATCCCCTGCATAACAAACATTAATCTCAGAATTTTAACATGTTGTCACTCTAAAACCAGCAGAATTATAGAGGTGACATGGTAAAGTGAAGCCCAAGAAAGTGGTAGAAAAAATTTCTTGTATACGGCACAAAACTGAGGAACAGCAATAAACTACTAGGAGTAATAAATTTGATTACGAAAATTACAAATGGACTAGATGACATGCCACCTGCACTGCCCCATTTAAAATTTTCAGAAATGGATTTGAAGGAGTGAAAGTCACTTGACTCTAAGGAGAGGGGGTGAGTTTCGCCTATACAGTTGGAGTTGACAGTCCTAGTTCTGTTAGAGTAAGTTGAGTTTTTCTCTGCCTTGCTTCGTACCCGCCCTGCCTCATTGCAATCTGCAGATTGTCAATGAAGTAGTATGCAGTATGTAGTATGGTAAACTTTGTcaattaaaatacaaaactaaatatatttgCTATAGGTTCACCTAGATGAATAATATGCATTTTGATTGAGAAATTCAGAGTCTCTTTAtaagagtttttcttttttataacttTTCTACTTTTTTCTGGTTTTATTTCTATCATATTCCTTCCGATAACTTTTCTGATGGATTTGCCTATCTAGTTGATAAAGTGTCATTACATTATGTGGAAAATACTCCACATCTGAATCCCTTAAAGGAAGCCTCATGCAGATTCCTTTCAAGTCCTTTAAATACTTGCCCTTATACTTTTATACTCAAATACATCTACCTGGAAAAGAATTTCCATATGCAGAGAGAGATGGAAAGACAGACACACTAACATCAATGGTTTAGGTGTATCAAGAAGCAAAGCTCTTCTGCACATGCTACTCAAGCTCTAAAACTATctgattttatttgtttcaaaCCGTACCTACCCTCTGTGAATTATTATCTATAGATTGTTCCTATTTCTTCTTTGAGTTCTGGAGTAATCCCTTTCTGTTTTCATTTTGGTCAAGCAAACAACATATTTACCTATCCTTGAGAAAGgacatatatcaaatattaatatcacCAACTAGCAAATAAATGGCATTCTTTAGCCTAGTAAGTATGGAGAATACCGACATTTAAGATGGAAATGAAATATCGGTGCAATTTGAACGAGCCAAACTAGAAATTATTATAGTTACTTCAGGAGTTTTGGTTCCTCAACATGCCTTTAAAGTTACCTTCTATAAACCAAGTAGAGTTAATCGAGTTCCAGGAAAATTGTAGCCATATCGAATTCTTGAATGGAACTTATCTATCTATTGGCtgacaaataaattttagttCTAATCCCTGGATTAAGATCAGAGAGTACATACATGCAGCAACAACTTTAAGACCAACTAAGCTGAGCGTAACAATAATGCAAAAGCAACTACTGATTTGAGTTAATGATGAAGTACTCATCAAACTTCCCTCTAACTAAATTCATTCTTAACGAGAAACTGTTTGATTCTTCCTAAAGTTAGCAAGATCACCACTTAAATTAAGGGTTCTAATTTTAAAGTATCTCTGATAGACATACAAACAAGAATGAAATGGAACCGAATagatacatatcattcatccaATTGATCTTAACTATTTAGGGATTGAGACATTGATTGGCTGTGACCTAGATCAGATAAGGGGAAGCATTACTAAAACAGACCATATACCGCGCCACCAGGGAAGAACACTTGCCAGCATTCATCAAATTCTCATAGctaattcatttttcaaaatttgaagttataataactcattttccATTGATATAAAATCTGAAGCAGTTATAACTCATAACTCACCTCAATATGAGCTTGTCCCAATCCTGAAACCCAGCATTCATCAAATTCTCCACTGTAACAATTCTGTGTCTTTCGCTGCGCCCAGTCAACAAGAAAACTTTGAATCCTAGCCTCATAACATCTTGATAAAGCTTCAAACTTGATCCAATTGCTGGTGCCTCACCCTTCTCAACCCATTTATTGAATTCCACACTATCAAAAACCTCCAACCTACAAATAACCCCCAAAATACCTTAtcagaaaatcaacaaaaaattatcataCACATCGAACAATGCTCAAAAAAACtccaaatataataaacaaagtTCCATTTCTGATAGTAAAAAAGACAACCCAATTCGACATTTGTGTTTAATTAGTGGAGGTGAGGCATACATTAATGAGAGTCATACCCATAACCATGCTGGGAATAATAAGGAAGATTGGAAAGCAAAGTCTCATCAACATCAAAAATCCATACATCTTTTCCATCTTCCCCCAATTTCATGCTTTCAGCAAAGGCTCCAGCTTCCGTTGAAACTCTATCAATCTCCATCTTATAAGCCCCACCAGTAATATACTGTCTCACATAATCAGCACATTCCTGTGGAATTATCTTCCATGGGCTTAAATTATTCGCCTCCACAGCAAACCTCCAACTTGTACACTCTAAATGAAGCGTTCTCTTCAAATGGGGTTcactattttcaaaaaattcaacaatCAATGGCCTATCAACCACATGGGTATTAAAATCTTCATTtgcaaaagcaaaagtaaacaGAATCAAGAAAATGGAAATTCCCAAAAATCTCATTtgcaaaacaaaatcctccgtGTAGGATTAAGGGGTTGTtgttaaagagagaaaaagaaggaaTATCTTTAGAGATTCTTTGCTTTTCTTGTTCCCTTTGAAGAATGAAACTGAAATGTGTTGATAAGATGAAGAAAAGGGAAGAAGATAGTAATGGAGAATCAGCAGAGAATATGTCACAAGGCACAAGAGACGTGAGCCAATCACATTGCTCATTTTTATGttgtactcttttttttcttttccaaaaCAAAGGGAGAAAGTCGAATCATTCAATTCCATCTTTTAGAATTTACTtgtcacattattttttaatttgatttatatatttatttgttttttcttaaaaaaataataataaaataaaattattgtattattctttatttCGCTAATTACTTGTCTACTTCTctttttt encodes the following:
- the APS-AA2 gene encoding acid phosphatase 1-like precursor (The RefSeq protein has 1 substitution compared to this genomic sequence), translating into MRFLGISIFLILFTFAFANEDFNTHVVDRPLIVEFFENSEPHLKRTLHLECTSWRFAVEANNLSPWKIIPQECADYVRQYITGGAYKMEIDRVSTEAGAFAESMKLGEDGKDVWIFDVDETLLSNLPYYSQHGYGLEVFDSVEFDKWVEKGEAPAIGSSLKLYQDVMRLGFKVFLLTGRSERHRIVTVENLMNAGFQDWDKLILRGSEDHGKSATIYKSEKRNEMVEDGLRIAGNSGDQWSDLLGSSASIRSFKLPNPMYYIP